The sequence below is a genomic window from Deltaproteobacteria bacterium GWC2_55_46.
CTCCACTCCGAATACTGGCTTTTCTTTACCGCCTTCGTGGGGCTAAACCTCTTTCAGTCCTTTTTCACTAACTGGTGCCCCATGATGAGCATACTTAAGATGCTCGGCTTAAAAAGTTGCTCTGGGTCAGCCTGAAATATCTTTACTTATGACAAGCCGTTGCTTATGCAGCAATTTTCTCCACGCTGCCCATTCCCGGCGCCTCCTCAGCCCTGCTGCGGCCCCTTAAAAACAGCTGACCGAAATCATATATCAACGCGCCCTTGCCTGTTACAATCATCACGTCTTTACAGGAGGTCCATTGCCATGAGATGCGTCGTAAAGAGAGATACCTGGATACTGGCCCTTGTCGCCGCCCTTATCCTTTCGGCCGCTACCATCGCCAATTCAGCGGAGCACGACCACGGCAGGGCCGGGCACGGGGAATCCGCCCTTATAGAAGAGATGAGAGCGCTTGACGCCGCGTTCAGGGAGATCGTATCAGGGGTGGCCGTTAATGACCGGCACAGGGTGCTATCGGCGATAGAGTTGCTCCACGGCACAATGGAGAAGACACAGGAGGCCATGCTCCACGGGGCCGTCAAGCTCAAGCGCAACCCTTCAGGGATAAAAGAGTTCGAGCGCCTTGACGTCGCATTTCACAACGACCTCGCTTCCCTTGCGCGCTCAGCCCGCGAAGGTCAGAAGATGAACGCCATTACGAAAAAGCTCCTCGACGGCTGCGTGAACTGCCATACCTCCTTCAAGCCCTGAAAAATTATACCCCCTCAAGCGGCCACTCCCCCCTTTCAAAAGCGATGACCCCCTCCTTTCCGTTTTTCTCCTTTACCGCCAATACCTTCTAAGGTATAATATCTGATTCTATTCGGGCCGTATGGCCAAAAAACCAGAAAAGAGCCGGGAAAAATGCAGACCAGCAATCTAAGGAACATAGCGATCATAGCCCACGTCGACCACGGGAAGACGACCCTCGTTGACGCGATGCTCAAGCAGGCGGGCGTCTTCCGCTCCAACGAAAAGGTCCAGGAGCGCGTCATGGACAGCATCGACCTCGAGAGGGAGAGGGGAATCACCATAATGGCCAAGAACACGGCCGTGGAGTACGGCGGTGTGAAGATAAACATAGTAGACACCCCAGGCCACGCCGACTTCGGCGGAGAGGTGGAAAGGACCCTCAAGATGGTAGACGGGGTCCTCCTCCTTGTTGACGCATCCGAAGGGCCGCTCCCGCAGACCAGGTTCGTCTTGAAGAAGGCCCTTGAGCTTGAGCTCGTGCCGATACTTGTCATAAACAAGATAGACAGGCCGGACGCCCGTATAAAAGAGGTCTTGAACGAGGTATACGACCTTTTCATAGACCTTGATGCCACGGAAGACCAGCTCGACTTCCCCATCGCCTACACCAACGCGAGAAAAGGGACGGCCACCCTGGACCTCGAGGCCGACTCGCCAGACTTAAAGCCCCTTTTCGAGCTTATAGTCAAGACCGTGCCCGCGCCAAAGGGCGACCCCCTCTCTACCTTGCAGGTCCTTGTGACCAACATCGACTATAGCGACTACGTCGGCAGGCTCGCCATAGGCCGTATCTTCTCCGGGACTATTAAGGCGGCGGACAACGTCGCGATGATGCACGCCGACGGCAAGACCGTCAAGACAAAGGTCACGGCCCTCTGCGTGTTCCAGGGGCTTGAAAGGAAGGACGCGGCAGAGGCCTCGATCGGTGAGATCGTCGCTCTCGCCGGCATGGAGGGGGTAAATATCGGGGATACGATCACATCTGCGGATAGCCCCAAGGCCCTTCCGAGGATAACGGTGGACGAGCCGACCATATCGATGGTCTTCTCCCCCAATACCTCGCCCTTCGCGGGCAGGGATGGCAAGTACGTCACCTCCAGGAACTTAAGGGAGCGCCTTGAAAAGGAGCTTCTTTACAACGTCTCTATCAGGGTCGACTTCGAGAAGGCAGACGCCTTCAAGGTGATGGGCAGGGGCGAGCTTCAGCTCGCGATCCTGATCGAGATGATGAGGAGGGAAGGCTACGAGCTTTCCATATCGATGCCCGAGACCATAACAAAGCAGATAGACGGCAAGCTGCACGAGCCGATGGAACACCTGGTCATTGACGTGCCCGAGGAGTTCATCGGCGTTGTCACGCAGCAGGTCGGCACCAGGAAGGGCAAGATGCTCAAGATGCAGAACAACGGCCACGGCAGGGTGAGGCTCGAGTTCAGGATACCCTCGAGGGGGCTCATAGGCTTCAGGTCCCAGTTCCTGACCGACACCAAGGGCATGGGCCTTCTTAACCACCTCTTCGACGGATACGAGCCCTGGCACGGCAACATATCAAAGAGGGCTAACGGCTCGCTGGTGGCCGACAGGTCCGGGGCGTCTACCATTTACGCTCTTTTCAACCTCCAGCCCCGCGGCACCCTCTTCATCAAGGAGACCGTCGCGGTATACGAGGGCATGGTAATAGGCGAGAACTCGAGGGAGAACGACCTCGATGTGAACGCCGTAAAGGAAAAGAAACTCACCAACATGAGGGCCTCCGGCTCTGACGATGCGATGTTCCTCTTCCCGCCGAGGACGATGACCCTTGAGCAGGCGATGGAGTTCATCGGGGAGGACGAGCTTGTCGAGGTCACACCGGCCTCCATACGCATAAGGAAAAGGGTCCTCGAAGCCAATAAAAGGCCCAGGAAGAAAGACTGAGCCGAATAACGCATACAATAAGAAAAGCCGCAGGCAAAAACCTGCGGCTTTTTTATTCTCAGTAGGGTCTGATAACCCGCAACTTGCCGCGTATTTTTTATATCCTCTTCGGGCGGCGGAGCGGAGATAAAATATACCGCTCAGTCTAAACTTTCACAAAGACCCACCATGCGGCTATGCTCGCCGCATAGCCCAGCGCGATAACGGGCGTCCACTTGAGGTGAGACAAGAAGGTATACATATCCCTTCTTACGCCCATGACGGCCACCCCGGCGGCAGAGCCTATAGAAAGAAGGCTTCCTCCCGTGCCAGCGGTAAGGGTCACCAGGAGCCATTGGTCGAGGCCCATCTCCGGGTTCATCTGAAGGACCGCGTACATGACCGGGATGTTGTCGACAACGGCCGAGATGACGCCTACGGCGATATTCGCGTAGCTCGGCCCGAACACTCCGTAAAGGTTGGCGCTCAGAAGGGACAGGTAGCCGATGTACTGGAGAGCGCCAACGGCTGTTATGATGCCGAAGAAGAAGAGGAGGGTGTCGAACTCGGACCTTTCTATCTTCCTGAAGATGTTGAAGCTCTCCTCTATATCCTGGGCCTTGTTCCTGAAACCATCCTTCTTTTTTATGTAGTACCCCAAAAACATCAGCAGCCCCAGCCCGGTCATCATGCCCAAAAACGGCGGCAGATGCAGGAACTGATGGAAGCTCACGGCGGTCGCTATGGTCAGAAAACCGAGGACTATGACCGACTTTGCCCCCCGCTTCATCATTATGCGCTCGCTAGAGCCCTGAGGCGCGCCCTTGGGCAGGAACGGGAACATGATCGCGGCAGGCACAAACCAGTTCACCACCGACGGGATGACTATAGCTGAAAATTGCAGCGTCTCCACCCGGCCGGTTGTCCAGACCATGAGTGTAGTGATATCGCCGAATGGGCTCCACGCTCCACCTGCGTTCGCAGACACTATTATGTTTATGAAGGCAGGCACGATAAAGGCCCTGTTGGAGCTAACCGCTGCGACTACCGTCGCCATGAGGAGCGCGCTCGTAAGGTTGTCCGCAACTGCCGAGAGGAAGAAGGTGATGACCCCGGTTATCCAGAATAGCGACCTGTAGCCGAAGCCCTTCCTTATGAGCCAGGACTTAAGCGAGTCGAAGACCATCCTCTCCTGCAGGGTATTTATGTATGTCATCGCCACGAGGATGAAAAAGAAGAGCTCCGCTATCTCTCCGATCATGTGCTTCACGTGCTCTTCGGCGTGTCCGGCCCCGTTCACGCTCTCATACAAGGCGATAAACGCCCACATAAGGCAGCCGATAAGCAGGACAGGCTTTGATTTTCTCAGGTGGAGCTTCTCCTCGAGTATCACGAGCACGTACGCGAGAACAAAAGCGCCAAGGCTCAGGTACCCCAACCATGATGACGTAAGTGCGTGCATTAAGCTTCCTCCTGTAGAGTCCGTGTTCCGGACAAAAAAAAGGCTTAAAAAGGGGAGGTCCCTCTTTTTAAGCCTACTCTCCCATATTATGGGCGCGTCCGTCCGCTAAATTTTACAGCCCTATTTATGACATTTGCGAGGCCCGGTGTCAAGCGCAGAAAACCCTCAAAACCCGCCTCAAACAGCCGATATATCCAAAAGGAATAAATTGCTTTTAAAACATTGAAATTATATTATAGCCGAAGCTGGGCAGAGTTGCCATGAAGTCGCCTTCCAGCTCTACCTTGCCTGGATACACCTCCCTGGACCCTCCCCTTCGGCGCTAACCCGGCTAAACAGGTACTGTGATGAAAAATCCGAAGCTCTCCCTATCAATAAAAGCGCTCTCCGCCGTTGCCATAATCCTTCTGCCTATCCTTTTCACTTTCATCATGGGATACAGGTCCAATAAGGAGCTCCTTACCAACCATTTCCTCGAGGACCTTACCCTCATAGCAGAATCCATAGAAGGGCAGGTCTACCAGTTTATCGAGATGGGCAGGAGCAGGGCCGTGGACTTGAGCAGCGACGGACTGATAAGGTCCGAACTGGCCCAGGCCGGGCGCCCCGGCTGGTCTCCGGCGGGGCTTAACTCGCACCTGATCTCAAACAAGCTCCCTCTCAATACGCAATTAAGGGCCATAGCCGTCGTATCTCCGCTTGGCAAGGTCTTGTCCTCCACGGAAAGCTCGCTCATAGGCACAGACATCTCCGGCGAGCGCTTTTTCAAAGCCGACGGAGGGATTAACGTGGCAGCAAGGCGTTCAGGGGTCTACGGGCCGCCTGACCTCGCCTTTGCGGCCCCGGTAGTTACCCGCGGCGGCGAGACCCTGGGCTTCGTCGTGAACTTCGTAAACCTCTCGGACCTGGGGAGCGTCTTGACAGGGGAGCTCAGCCACAGGCTCGGGGCCATGACCTCGCGCCTTTACCGCCGAGATACCTTCGAATCATACCTTGTAAATTCAGACAGGTTCATGATAACCGGCTCCAGGTTCGTCT
It includes:
- a CDS encoding sodium:proton antiporter codes for the protein MHALTSSWLGYLSLGAFVLAYVLVILEEKLHLRKSKPVLLIGCLMWAFIALYESVNGAGHAEEHVKHMIGEIAELFFFILVAMTYINTLQERMVFDSLKSWLIRKGFGYRSLFWITGVITFFLSAVADNLTSALLMATVVAAVSSNRAFIVPAFINIIVSANAGGAWSPFGDITTLMVWTTGRVETLQFSAIVIPSVVNWFVPAAIMFPFLPKGAPQGSSERIMMKRGAKSVIVLGFLTIATAVSFHQFLHLPPFLGMMTGLGLLMFLGYYIKKKDGFRNKAQDIEESFNIFRKIERSEFDTLLFFFGIITAVGALQYIGYLSLLSANLYGVFGPSYANIAVGVISAVVDNIPVMYAVLQMNPEMGLDQWLLVTLTAGTGGSLLSIGSAAGVAVMGVRRDMYTFLSHLKWTPVIALGYAASIAAWWVFVKV
- a CDS encoding GTP-binding protein TypA; translated protein: MQTSNLRNIAIIAHVDHGKTTLVDAMLKQAGVFRSNEKVQERVMDSIDLERERGITIMAKNTAVEYGGVKINIVDTPGHADFGGEVERTLKMVDGVLLLVDASEGPLPQTRFVLKKALELELVPILVINKIDRPDARIKEVLNEVYDLFIDLDATEDQLDFPIAYTNARKGTATLDLEADSPDLKPLFELIVKTVPAPKGDPLSTLQVLVTNIDYSDYVGRLAIGRIFSGTIKAADNVAMMHADGKTVKTKVTALCVFQGLERKDAAEASIGEIVALAGMEGVNIGDTITSADSPKALPRITVDEPTISMVFSPNTSPFAGRDGKYVTSRNLRERLEKELLYNVSIRVDFEKADAFKVMGRGELQLAILIEMMRREGYELSISMPETITKQIDGKLHEPMEHLVIDVPEEFIGVVTQQVGTRKGKMLKMQNNGHGRVRLEFRIPSRGLIGFRSQFLTDTKGMGLLNHLFDGYEPWHGNISKRANGSLVADRSGASTIYALFNLQPRGTLFIKETVAVYEGMVIGENSRENDLDVNAVKEKKLTNMRASGSDDAMFLFPPRTMTLEQAMEFIGEDELVEVTPASIRIRKRVLEANKRPRKKD
- a CDS encoding rhodanese — its product is MSVERYLRLIAGIFVLLSLLLSRLHSEYWLFFTAFVGLNLFQSFFTNWCPMMSILKMLGLKSCSGSA